The DNA sequence CGGGCGCGGCGGCGGCGATTCCGTCCCCGTCCCTGCCCGGGGAATCCACGGAACCCAAGGAAGGAGCGCTCGGGTGACCACCGCTCATGAGATTCGCGCTTATCCGTTCAGCGAACCGGACCGGCTCGAACTCGATCCGATGTACGCCACTCTGCGCGCGGAGGAGCCGCTGAGCCGGGTGCAGTTCCCGCTCGGCGAGCCGGCCTGGCTGGCCACCCGCTACCACGACGTCCGCACGGTCCTGGCGGACCCGCGGTTCAGCCGGGCCGTCGCCAAGACCCGGGACCAGCCGCGCACCCACCCCGACGAGCACCTGGACGACGGTCTGGTCGGCATGGACGCGCCGGACCACGCGCGGCTGCGGAAGCTGGTCGCCCGGGCGTTCACCGGACGCCGGGTGGAGCTGATGCGCGACGACACCCAGCGGATCGTGGACGGGCTCGTCGACAACATGCTCGAACAGGGTGCCCCGTTCGACATGGTGGAGAACTTCGCCATCCCGCTGCCGGTCACCGTGATCTCCGAGATGCTCGGCGTGCCGGAGGCCGACCGTCCGCGGCTGCGCGGCTGGTCGGAGGCGATGGTCTCCACCACGGCGCTGCCGTGGGAGGAGATGGAGCGCAACGCCAAGGAGCTGTTCGCGTACATCGGGACGCTGGTCGCCGAGCGGCGCCGCAACCCCACCGAGGACCTGCTCGGTGCGCTGGTGAAGACGCGGGACGAGGACGGCGACCGGCTGAGCGAGGAGGAGCTGGTCATGCATGTGACCGGCGGCCTGCTCATCACCGGCACCGAGACGACCGCCTCGCAGATGCCCAACTTCCTGTACGCGCTGCTCAGCCACCGCGACCAGTGGGAGCTGCTGTGCGCCGACCCGTCGCTGGTGCCGCGCGCGGTCGAGGAGCTGGTGCGCTGGATCCCGCTGAACTACTCGGCGATGTTCGCCCGGTACGCCCTGGAGGACATCCAGTTCGGGGACGTCACGGTGAAGGCCGGCGAGCCGGTGGTGGGTTCGGTGGCCTCGGCCAACCGGGACCCGGAGATCTTCGAGGAGCCGGACCGGCTGGACGTCACCCGCGAGCACAACCCGCACATCGGCTTCGGTCACGGCCCGCACCACTGCCTGGGCGCCCAACTGGCCCGGATGGAGCTGCAGACGGTGCTGACGACCCTGGTGACCCGCTTCCCGACCCTGGACTTCGCCGACGGCGCGGACGGGGTGGTGTGGAAGCAGGGCATGCTGGTGCGCGGCCCGAAGCTGCTGCGGGTGACCTGGTGAGCCGCTGGTCGGTCGAGGTCGACCGCGGCGTCTGCATCGGCGCCTCGGTGTGCGCGAACTACGCGCCCGGGCACTTCGAGCTGGCGGACGGCAAGTCCCGGCCGCGGGCGGCCGTGATCGACCCCGACGACGCGGTGCTCGACGCCGCGGAGACCTGTCCGGTGGCCGCGCTGGCGGTGCGCGACGCCGACAGCGGCGCCCTGCTGGCGCCCGAGGAGTAGTCCTTCCCCGGGCCGGCGGTCTCCCCGGGCCCGTCACTTCCGGTTCCGGCGGCGTGTCTCCCAGGCCGCCGGAACCGCCGGTCGCGAGCGCCATCCGCCGGCCGCCGCCGCTCACTTCCACCGCCGCTCATCCCCGCCATCGTCCGCCCCCGCCACCGTCCACCGCCACGCGCGTCCGCGCGGCCGGTCGACGAGGGGCCGGCCCCCGCACGTCCGCTTGTCTCGGAAGGACCGCGCACATGACCACCGCGTCCCGGACCGGTACCGCGATGATCTTCCCCGGTATGGGGCCCACCCCCTTCGCGGAGGTCGGGAAGTTCATGGTCGTCAACCCCTTCGCCCGGAAGCTGGTCGCCGCCGCCGACCGGGTGCTCGGCTACTCGCTCGTCGACCGCTACCGCACCACCGAGGGCGACTACAGCGAGTACGCCCAGGTCGCGTTCATGGTCAACTCGCTGGCGCTGGCCCAGTGGGCGGGGCACACGCTGGGCGTCGAGGCCGGTCTGTGCACGGGCCCCAGCTTCGGCGAGAAGCCGGCCGCCGCGTTCTCCGGGGCGCTGGACTTCCCCGACGCCGTCCGCGCCACCGCCGCGTTCGCGCGGCTGCTGGAGGACTACTTCGCCACGGAGTACACGGACCTCGTCACCCACTCGTTCGTCCGCGTGCCGCAGGACACGCTGCGCGAACTGCTCGGGGAGCTGGACGAGCGCGGGGAGATGTACGAGATCTCCTGCTACATCGACGACGACTTCACCATGCTGACGCTGCGCGAGCACAACCTGGAGTGGCTGCCTGCCCGGCTCCGCGCGCTGGGCGGCATGTCGCTGTACACCATGCGTCCGCCGATGCACTGCTCGCTGTTCAAGGGGCTGCGCGACCGGGCCGAGGAGGAGGTCTTCGGCCCGCTGGAGTTCGCCGACCCGACCGTCCCGGTGATCGCCGACCAGGACGGTGCGCTGGTCACCACGGGCGAGGGGGTGCGCGCCATGATGCTGGACAGCTGTGTGCGCCCGCTGCGGTGGCCGGCGGTCGTGGACGCCCTGCGCGAGGCCGGGGTCGGCACGGTGTGCGTGGCGGGCCAGGACAGCCTCTTCGGCCGGGTGCGGCGCACCACGGACGCCTTCGAGGTGGTCCCGGCGACGCCGCGGCTGGCGCTGCGCCCGCGTCCGCGCCCCGCGAGCGCCTGAACCCTCCCTCCCCAAGACGTTCCCCTCGCTTTTCCGTACACCGACTCACCGAGAGGCCATCACCATGTGGGACCAGAAGTTCGAGGACCTGCTGCGCGGGTTCCTGCCGTTCCTGGGCGCCGACGAGCAGCTCACGCAGGACACCGGGCTGCGTGACCTGGGCCTGGACTCGCTGGGCATCGTCGAGCTGCTCGCCGCGCTGGAGGACGCGTACCAGGTGCGCTTCCACGACGACGCGCTCAGCCCCGAGACGTTCGCGACGCCCGGCGTGCTGTGGAAGGCGCTGTCCCGGCTGGTCGCGGACCAGGCCGCCTGAGCGGCGCCGCCGCACGTCCCGGAGCGAACCCAGTGAGCAGCAGAGGAGCAGCGGTGGACGCCACGTCGGACAGCACCCTGGACACGGCGCTGCACGGGCGTTTCCTGCGCGGAGTGGAGCTGGCGCCGCGCAATGACGCGGTGCGGGTCGGCGCCGACGCGATCGGTTACGAGGAGGCGCACGAGCGGGCCCTGGAGTGGGCGGGCGCGCTGTCGGCGGCGGTGGCGGGGCCGCCGGGCGCGGTGGCGGTGCTGGCGGCGAAGGGTGTCCGCGCGTACGTCGGCATCCTGGCCGCGCTGTACGCGGGCGCCACCGTCGTGCCCCTCCAGCCGGGCTTCCCGGTCGCGCGCACCCGCCGGATGATGCGGGCCGCCGGGGTGTCGGCGGTCATCGTGGACGAGGCCGGCTGGGCGCAGCTGCCGGAGCTGCTGGCGCCGGACCCGGACGACGGGCCGGCGTCCACCGCGCAGGACCCGGGCGCGGCGCTGCCGGTGCTCGCGCCGGGTTGTCCGGCGGGCGCGCTCCCGGGCGTCGTACGGATCGAGCCGCGCCCGTCCGGCGCGCTGGCGGCGCCGCGGCCGGTGCGGCCGGACGACGCCGCGTACATGCTGTTCACATCCGGGTCGACGGGCCGCCCCAAGGGCGTGCCGATCAGCCACGGCAGCGCCACGCACTACTTCGGCCTCCAGGACGCCCGTTACGACTTCACGCCGGACGACGTCTTCTCGCAGACGTTCGACCTGAACTTCGACTGCGCGATGTTCGACCTGTTCTGCGCCTGGGGATCCGGGGCGACGGCGCTGTGGGTGCCGCCGGGTGCGTACCGGGAGCTGCCGGCGTTCCTGGCGGAGCACCGGATGACGGTGTGGTTCTCGACGCCGAGCGCGATCGGGCTGGTCCGCCGGCTCGGCGGGCTGGTGCCGGGGGCGCTGCCCGGGCTGCGCTGGAGCTTCTTCGCCGGTGAGGCACTGACGTGCCGGGACGCGGCGGACTGGCAGGCGGCGGCGCCCGGTTCGGCGCTGGAGAACCTCTACGGCCCGACCGAGCTGACGATCACCATCGCGGCGCACCGCTGGGATCCGGAGCGTTCGGAGCGGATCGCGGTGAACGGGGTGGTGCCGATCGGCCGGGTCAACGGCGGCCAC is a window from the Streptomyces mobaraensis genome containing:
- a CDS encoding ACP S-malonyltransferase; this encodes MTTASRTGTAMIFPGMGPTPFAEVGKFMVVNPFARKLVAAADRVLGYSLVDRYRTTEGDYSEYAQVAFMVNSLALAQWAGHTLGVEAGLCTGPSFGEKPAAAFSGALDFPDAVRATAAFARLLEDYFATEYTDLVTHSFVRVPQDTLRELLGELDERGEMYEISCYIDDDFTMLTLREHNLEWLPARLRALGGMSLYTMRPPMHCSLFKGLRDRAEEEVFGPLEFADPTVPVIADQDGALVTTGEGVRAMMLDSCVRPLRWPAVVDALREAGVGTVCVAGQDSLFGRVRRTTDAFEVVPATPRLALRPRPRPASA
- a CDS encoding cytochrome P450; the protein is MTTAHEIRAYPFSEPDRLELDPMYATLRAEEPLSRVQFPLGEPAWLATRYHDVRTVLADPRFSRAVAKTRDQPRTHPDEHLDDGLVGMDAPDHARLRKLVARAFTGRRVELMRDDTQRIVDGLVDNMLEQGAPFDMVENFAIPLPVTVISEMLGVPEADRPRLRGWSEAMVSTTALPWEEMERNAKELFAYIGTLVAERRRNPTEDLLGALVKTRDEDGDRLSEEELVMHVTGGLLITGTETTASQMPNFLYALLSHRDQWELLCADPSLVPRAVEELVRWIPLNYSAMFARYALEDIQFGDVTVKAGEPVVGSVASANRDPEIFEEPDRLDVTREHNPHIGFGHGPHHCLGAQLARMELQTVLTTLVTRFPTLDFADGADGVVWKQGMLVRGPKLLRVTW
- a CDS encoding AMP-binding protein, translating into MDATSDSTLDTALHGRFLRGVELAPRNDAVRVGADAIGYEEAHERALEWAGALSAAVAGPPGAVAVLAAKGVRAYVGILAALYAGATVVPLQPGFPVARTRRMMRAAGVSAVIVDEAGWAQLPELLAPDPDDGPASTAQDPGAALPVLAPGCPAGALPGVVRIEPRPSGALAAPRPVRPDDAAYMLFTSGSTGRPKGVPISHGSATHYFGLQDARYDFTPDDVFSQTFDLNFDCAMFDLFCAWGSGATALWVPPGAYRELPAFLAEHRMTVWFSTPSAIGLVRRLGGLVPGALPGLRWSFFAGEALTCRDAADWQAAAPGSALENLYGPTELTITIAAHRWDPERSERIAVNGVVPIGRVNGGHAHLLLDEDGKPAEREGELCVSGPQRTAGYLDPGDDAGRFLDHDGRVWYRTGDRVRRIGGDTANSELAYLGRLDAQVQVAGWRVELPEVDHALRGCEGVTEAVTVDVATEAGTELAVFYTGSAVPLSVFARRLRPVLPQGMTPRHFWRLEEFPLNSNRKTDRGALRARARELLNETPDLRTTGPRTTSTPTT
- a CDS encoding ferredoxin, with the protein product MSRWSVEVDRGVCIGASVCANYAPGHFELADGKSRPRAAVIDPDDAVLDAAETCPVAALAVRDADSGALLAPEE
- a CDS encoding acyl carrier protein — translated: MWDQKFEDLLRGFLPFLGADEQLTQDTGLRDLGLDSLGIVELLAALEDAYQVRFHDDALSPETFATPGVLWKALSRLVADQAA